DNA from Bacteroidia bacterium:
TATTTGTGCATCTTATCAGCAGGCGATTACACAAGCACTGTTGGATAAGTTTATTTTAGCTATTGAGCGCTATAAACCAAAGGCTATTACGTTATCGGGGGGAGTAGCGGCTAACTCATACATTCGTACAAGGTTTATTGAAGTAGGTAGAATGCTCAATCTTAAAACGTATATTCCAAAGTTTGAATATTGTACAGATAATGCCGCCATGATAGCTATTGCGGGGCTTCATTTATGGAAAGCAGGTAAGGTTGCCAACCAAACCTTAGTACCTTTTGCTACGTATCCAAAGGAATAGTATTTAAGTTTGAAAGATAGTAAAGATAGTTTTATGATTATTTTTTTGGGCGTGCCCCTTGCTAACGCAAGGGTCGGGGCATTCCGCACATAGCCCGAAGCACGCCGACCTTGTGGGCATGAGCGAAGCGAAACGCCCACAAGGGCACGCCCAAAAATTCATTATCCTATCCTTTTACCTAATGCTAAATCACCTGCATCGCCCAAGCCTGGTATAATGTAAGATTGTATGTTCAATTCAGGGTCAATAGCTACTGTCCATATATGCGCTTGCGGCAAATTTTCTCTAATATACTGCACACCATAACGACTAGCAATAATAGATACCATGTGAATGGCTTTGGGCATGCCGTAGGTTTTAAGAGCATTTACCGCTGCTATTAAAGTACTGCCCGTAGCTAACATAGGGTCAAGTAGAATTAAAGTCCTGTTATCTAGTTCAGGAGTGGCTACGTATTCCAAACGAATTTCAAAATCATGATTGTAGGTCGTTTTACGGTAAGCAGCTATGTAAGCATTGTCTGCTTGTTCAAATATATTCAAAAAACCTTGATGCAAAGGCAAACCCGCTCGTAAAATAGAAGCTAAAACAGGCTGTTGGCGTAAAAACTTACCTTGTGTAGCAGAAAGAGGTGTGTCAATATATTCAGTAGAATACTCCAAAT
Protein-coding regions in this window:
- the upp gene encoding uracil phosphoribosyltransferase translates to MNSTVEIAAPHHFLSYKVESIHRKIGDFVKEGEVICTLSFEKDFLAVEADTSGILTRWYVEKDKTIQAGERICTIEKTLKITQQSFSGHLVLDEKIHVLSDKTSIADVYLQELRNLNTQQDRAKFRNNVERLGMILAYKVSEHLEYSTEYIDTPLSATQGKFLRQQPVLASILRAGLPLHQGFLNIFEQADNAYIAAYRKTTYNHDFEIRLEYVATPELDNRTLILLDPMLATGSTLIAAVNALKTYGMPKAIHMVSIIASRYGVQYIRENLPQAHIWTVAIDPELNIQSYIIPGLGDAGDLALGKRIG